One genomic window of Cannabis sativa cultivar Pink pepper isolate KNU-18-1 chromosome 2, ASM2916894v1, whole genome shotgun sequence includes the following:
- the LOC115720059 gene encoding uncharacterized protein LOC115720059: MKKDCVDYVLKYDSRQRFENIPRALPNKITLMTSPWPFAVWGIDLSGSLLTGKGGVKYAIVAMGYFTKWTEAEPMKTFDCEEFTNFCNQHGVIKSFSAVARLQTNGQAEAVNKILKVTLKKKLLTCKNNCPKELQQVLWAYRTIPRTTTRLSPFSMVYECEAIVPVETLLPSHKRATYDPTANKALLQEALYQIDELRDESQIRMVAYQRKVEKYFNAKVKDKKFTIESSQNFLRLGVERKTGFKIIGLQAHEHSIVKMLRAVLTSDGD; the protein is encoded by the exons ATGAAGAAGGATTGTGTAGACTATGTCCTAAAATATGATTCACGCCAAAGGTTTGaaaacataccgagagccctGCCCAACAAAATTACTTTGATGACTAGCCCCTGGCCCTTTGCCGTATGGGGGATAGATCTCAGTGGATCCTTACTAACGGGAAAGGGTGGGGTAAAGTATGCCATAGTGGCCATGGGTTACTTCACAAAGTGGACAGAGGCCGAGCCCATGAAGACC ttTGACTGTGAGGAATTCACAaacttttgcaaccaacacggagtcatcaaaagcttctccgcagttGCAAGGCTGCAAACAAATGGGCAGGCAGAGGCCGTGAACAAAATactaaaggtcaccctaaagaaaaagttactgacctgcaaaaacaactgtcCTAAAGAACTGCAACaagtattatgggcctaccggaccaTTCCAAGAACCACAACCAGACTCTCCCCATTCTCAATGGTGTACGAATGTGAAGCTATTGTACCAGTAGAAACCTTGCTCCCATCCCACAAAAGGGCAACATACGATCCGACAGCAAACAAAGCCTTATTACAAGAAGCGCTGTATCAAATAGACGagctccgggatgagtcccagaTACGGATGGTAGCTTACCAAAGAAAGGTGGAAAAATACTTCAACGCCAAGGTCAAAGATAAAAAGTTCACCATTG aATCGAGCCAGAACTTCCTCAGGCTTGGGGTAGAAAGGAAGACGGGGTTCAAAATTATTGGCCTTCAAGCACATGAACACTCCATCGTCAAAATGCTTCGTGCAGTGTTGACAAGTGATGGGGACTAG